Below is a window of Spelaeicoccus albus DNA.
GCTCTCGCCGCGTATGTACTGATCGATTCAGGACTATCGCTGCTCGGTCTCCGGGATGCCGACCAAAGCCTGGTCGGTATAGTTCTCACCGCCATGAGCCTTGCTGTCATGCCGCTTCTCAGCCTCCTCGAACGACGCACTGGCGCCGAGCTCGGATCCACATCGGCCATCGCCGACTCCAAACAAACACTGATTTGCGCCTATCTCTCAGCCGCTGTGCTGGCCGGCTTAGTCGTGAATGCACTTTTTGGCTGGACGTGGGCTGACCCTGTCGCCGCTCTCATCATCGCTGGATTCGCTATCAAAGAAGGTATCGAAGCGTGGAAGGGCGACACCTGCACGAGTCCCGTCTCAGCACTCACCGGCCAGCACGATTCCGGACTTGAAGACTGCTGCTGAACGATTCCGGCGAGACTAAGCCCACGCTCTACCGCCCATACGTGATCGGCGACGGGCGGCGGGCGGGCTAGCTTGCCGAGGTTAGCTGTGCACCCAGCTTTGGGCGCCGGCTATCTCGGCACGCAGGTTATCGAGTTGATGCCGGACGGCGTCCGGCGCCGTTCCGCCCTTGGCGTTCCGCGAGGCCAGCGAGCCTTCCGTCGTCAGCACCTCGCGAACGGCGGGCGTCAGGTGCGGCGAGATGCCGGCGAAGTCATCATCGGACAGGTCCCACAGCTCCACTCCCCGTTCTTCGCAGAGCTGCACTGCCTCGCCGGACAGTTCGTGCGCCTGCCGGAACGGCACTCCTTGACGGACCAACCACTCGGCGATGTCCGTTGCGAGCGCGAATCCCTGCGGCGCCAACTCCGTCATCTTCTGCGTGTTGAACGTAAGCGTCGCCATCATGCCCGAGAACGCCGGAAGCAGCACTTCGAGGGTGTCGACCGCGTCGAACACGGGCTCTTTGTCCTCTTGCAGGTCACGGTTGTACGCGAGCGGCAATCCTTTCAGCGTGCTCATCAGCCCGGTCAGGTCGCCGATCAGGCGACCCGCCTTGCCGCGGGCGAGTTCCGCGACGTCCGGATTCTTCTTTTGGGGCATGATGGACGACCCGGTGGAATACGAGTCGTCGAGAGTGACAAACGAGAATTCCTTGGTCGCCCACAGGATGACCTCTTCGGCCATTCTGGACAGGTCGACGGCGATCATGGCTGTGACGAACGAGAATTCGGCGAACACGTCGCGCGCCGCCGTGCCGTCGATCGAGTTCTCGGCCGACGAGTTGAACCCGAGCTCGGCCGCAACCGCCTCCGGATCGAGCCCGAGCGACGACCCGGCGAGCGCCCCGGACCCGTAGGGCGACACCCCTGCTCGGGCGTCCCAGTCCTTCAACCGGTCGAGGTCGCGGATCAGTGTCCACGCGTGTGCCAAGAGGTGGTGGCTGAGCAATACCGGCTGCGCATGCTGCAGATGGGTACGGCCGGGCATCGGGACGCCGAGGTGCTCGCTGGCCTGCGCTTCGAGCGCTGCGACGACGTCGACCAGCAGCGTGCCGATCGATCGTGCGTGGTCGCGCAGGTACATCCGTCCGAGCGTGGCGATCTGGTCATTGCGCGAGCGGCCGGCACGCAGCTTCCCGCCCAGCTCCGGCCCTGCCCTGTCGATCAGTCCGCGTTCGAGCGCCGAGTGCACGTCCTCGTCGGACTCCGCCGCGACGAACGCCCCGGATTCCACATCGGCCTCGAGTCCGTCGAGCGCGCCGATCATGCCGTTCAGCTCGTCGTCCGTGAGGAGGCCGGCCCGGTGCAGCACCCGGGCATGAGCGCGTGATCCGGCAATGTCGTACCGGGCCAGCCGCCAGTCGAAGTCCGTGGACTTGCTCAAGTGGGCCAGCGCATCGGCCGGGCCGCCGGCGAACCGGCCGCCCCACAGGCTCAGACGCTCCGGTCCGGCGTTTTCCGGGTTCTCGGTCATTCGACGTGTCGCTTTCTGATCGGCTGATGAACGTTCCTCCCGCCGAGAGTGGGAGGCGGGCGAAGTGGGCGGGGGTACGGCGCTACAGCTGGGGGCCGTTGCCGAACTTCTCATCCCGGGCGGCGGCCAACTTGCTGGACAGGCCGTAGATGTCGATGAACCCGCGAGCGCTGGTCTGGTCGAAAGCGTCGCCCGTGTCGTAGGTGGCCAGGTTGAAGTCGTAGAGCGACGACTCCGACCGGCGTCCGGTCACGGTGGCCCGGCCGCCGTGCAGCACCATCCGGATTTCTCCGCTGACGTACTTTTGCGTGTCGTCGATGAACGTGTCGAGGGACTTCTTCAGCGGCGAGAACCACTGGCCGTCGTAGACCAGTTCGGTCCAGCGCTGTTCGACGGTCCGCTTGAACCGGGCCTGCTCGCGTTCGACCGTCACGTTCTCCAGCTCCTGATGTGCGGCGATCAGCGCCATGGCGCCGGGCGCTTCGTACACCTCGCGGCTCTTGATGCCGACCAGGCGATCTTCGACGATGTCGATCCGGCCGATGCCCTGCCGGCCGGCCCGGCGGTTCATCTCTTCGATGGCCTGCAACGGAGTGACTTCCTGCCCGTCGAGTTTCACCGGCACGCCGCGCTGGAAGGTGATGGTCACTTCATCGGCGACCGGCGGGAACGTCGGATCGTCGGTGTAGTCGTAGACGTCCTTGGTGGGCTCGTTCCAGATGTCCTCCAGGAACCCGGTCTCGACGGCGCGGCCCCACACGTTCTGGTCGATGGAGAACGGGTTCTCCTTCGTCGTGACGATCGGCAGGTTGTTGCGCTCGGCGTAGTCGATGGCCTTGTCGCGGGTCAGGGCGAGGTCGCGAACCGGGGCGATGCACTTCATGTCCGGGGCCAGCGACGTGATGCCGACCTCGAACCGCACCTGGTCGTTGCCCTTGCCGGTGCAGCCGTGCGCAACTGTGGTGGCGCCGAACTGCCGGGCGGCCTTGACCAGGTGCTTGACGATGACGGGCCGCGAAATGGCCGACACGTTCGGGTACCTGTCCATGTACAGCGCGTTCGTCTTCAGCGCGGGCATGCAGTAGTCGGCCGCGAATTCGTCGCGGGCATCGGCTACGTACGCTTCGACGGCGCCGCAGTCGAGGGCGCGCTGCCGGACGACGTCCAGGTCTTCACCGCCCTGCCCCACGTCGCAGGCCATGGCGACGACCTCGGAGCCGGTCGCTTCCGCGATCCAGCCGATGGCCACTGACGTATCCAGTCCGCCGGAATAGGCGAGTACGACACGATCGGTCACGAGATTTCTCCTTTAGTTGAGGCAAGTGTCAGAAAACGGCCTGCCAGCGCTTCGCCGCCGTTTGGGTCACGGGCGATGACCAGCACCGTATCGTCTCCTGCGATGGTACCGAGCAGGTCGGGGACCTGCGAATGGTCGATGGCCGAGGCCAGGAACTGCGCGGCGCCGGGCGGCGTGCGCAGCACTGTCATATTGGCCGACGAGTCGGCCGAGACGATCAGTTCTTCGCAGAGCCGGGCCAGACGGGAGTCCAGGAGTTCTTGGTTCCTGTCGTTTTGCGGGCTCTGGTCGCCGCCCTCCCCCGGCACGGCGTAGCTGAGCGTGCCGTCGGCGGCCCGCACCTTGACGGCGCGCAGGTCGACGAGGTCGCGGGAGAGGGTCGCTTGGGTGACGCTCACGCCGTCCGCCGCAAGCAGTTCGGCGAGTTCGGCCTGACTGCGCACGCGTCCGCGGGTGATGATGTCGACGATCAGCCGGTGCCGGGCCGTCTTGGTCGGCGGCGTCAACGTTTCGCGAGCAGCCATGCCAGCAGTCCTTTCTGCGCGTGCAGCCGGTTCTCGGCTTCGTCCCAAATGACCGAGTTCGGCCCGTCGAGCACGTCGGCAGTGATTTCGCTGCCGCGGTAGGCCGGCAGGCAGTGCAGCACGATGGCGTCCGCCGATTCGGCAAGCCGTGCGGCGTTGACCTGGTAGGGCGCGAACGGCGATTCGCCGCCGGCGCGGCCCGCCGAGTCCTGCCCCATCGACACCCACGTGTCGGTGACCAGCGCGTCAGCGCCGGACGCCGCGGACGCCGGGTCGGTCGTCACGCTCACGGATCCGCCGGTGCGGGCGGCGAGATCTTCGGCGTCGGCAAGGATGCCGGCGTCCGGGTGGTAGCCCTCGGGGGCGGCAATGCGCACGTGCATGCCGGCGTTGGCTCCGGCCAGGGCGTACGAGTGGGCCATGTTGTTGGCGCCGTCGCCGAAGTACGACAACGTCAATCCGGCCAGGCCTCCGGCGCTGTCGTTGCCGCGGTGTTCGCGGATGGTCAGCAGGTCGGCGAGCAGTTGGCACGGGTGGAAGTCGTCGGACAGGGCGTTGACGACGGGCACGGACGAGTTGTCGGCCATCTCCTCCAATCCGGACTGCGCGTAGGTGCGCCACACGATCGCCGCGACTTGTCGTTCGAGCACGTGTGCCGTGTCGGCGATGGATTCCTTGTGCCCGAGTTGCGAGGCGCCGGAGTCGATGATGAGCGGCGATCCGCCCAGATCGGCGATGCCGGTGGCGAACGAGATGCGCGTGCGCGTGGACGTTTTGTCGAAGAACACGGCAACGGTTTGCGGGCCGGCCAGGGGCTTGGCGCTGAACCGGTCGGCTTTGAGCTCGGCGGCCAGGTCGAGCACCTCGATCAGTTCGCCGGGTGCGAGGTCGTCGTCGCGCAGGAAGTGTCTGGTCATGGGTCAGGCTCCTTCGGCAGTGTCGGCGGGTTTCGTGTCAGCGACGGCGCCCTCGAGCAGCGCGGGCAGCGCGGCAAGGAATTCGTCGGCCTGCTCAGTCGTCACAATCAGCGGCGGGGCCAGGCGAATGGTGGCCGGGCCGGGCGCGTTGACGATGAAGCCGGCGTCGAGGCCGCGAGCGACGAGCGCGCCGGACGCCGGGGCGTCCAGGTCGAAGGCGATGAGCAGTCCGCGGCCGCGCACTGCCGTCACGTGGTCGAGCCGGGCCAGTTTGTCCGCCAGGTAGCTGCCGACGCGGGCGGCGTTTTCGATGACGCCGTCCGACTCGAGCGCGTGCAGCGTGGCAAGAGCGGCGGCCGAGGCGACCGGGTTGCCGCCGAATGTGGTGCCGTGTTGGCCCGGCGTGAGCGTGGACGACGGGCCGGCGCCCAGCGTGATCATGGCGCCGATCGGGAATCCGCTGCCGAGCCCCTTGGCCAAGGTGATGGCGTCGGGCAGGTCGGCGCCGCTGCCCAGAATTCCCGGATAGGCGAACCAGCTGCCGGTGCGCCCGATGCCGGTCTGCACTTCGTCGACGATGAGCAGCACACCGGCCGCGCGGGTCAGTTCGCGTGCCGTGCGGAGGTATTCCGGGCTGAGGGGCCGGACGCCGGCCTCCCCTTGGATCGGTTCGATCACGAGCGCGGCCACCGTGTCGTCGAGAGCGTCCGCGAGCGCATCTGTGTCGTTGAAGGCGATGTGCTCGACGCCGCCGGGCAGCGGTTCGAACGGTTCCCGATAGGCCTGCTTGGCCGTCAGTGCCAGGGCGCCCATGGTCCGGCCGTGGAAGGCGCCGTCGAGCGCCAGGATTCGCGTGCGGCGTCCGGACGGGTCGGCTTTTCCGTGGGCGCGCGCCAGTTTGAATGCGGCCTCGTTGGCTTCGGTGCCCGAGTTGGCGAAGAACACCTTGGACCCCGTCGGGGCGCCGCTGATTTGAAGGAGGCGTTCGGCAAGGGCCACCTGGGTGGGGCTGGTGAAGAAGTTGGACACGTGGCCGAGCGTCGTCAGCTGGCTGGAGATGACCGACGTGACGAACGGGTGGGCGTGGCCGAGCGCGTTGACGGCGATACCGCCGAGCAGGTCGAGGTAACGGCGTCCCTGGTCGTCCCACACGTAGGCACCCTGGCCGCGCACGAGTACGCGCTGGGGCGTGCCGAACACGTTCAGCAGCGAGCCGGAGTAGCGGTCGAGCCAGCGGGCGGCCGAGTCGGGGGTGCCGGCCGGGTGGGTGAGCGAGTCGAGTTCGGCGGTCACTGCAGTTTCCTTTCGTACGGTTCCACGTCGTCGTCGGGCAGCACCATGGTGCCGATGCCCTCCGAGGTGAACACCTCGAGCAAGATCGAATGGGCGAGCCGGCCGTCGACGATGTGCGCCTGCTTGACGCCGCCGCGCACGGCTTTCAGCGCGGCTTGCATCTTTGGGATCATGCCGGAGGCGAGGGTGGGCAGCATGCCTTCGAGGTCGGTCACTCCGATCACGGAGATGAGCGAGTCGGTGTCGGGCCAGTTGGCGTAGAGGCCTTCGACGTCGGTGAGGACGACGAGTTTCTCGGCGCCGAGTTCGGCAGCGACGGCTGCTGCGGCGGCGTCCGCGTTGACGTTGAGCACCTGCCCGGCCGGGCCGTCGATGTCCGGCGCGATGGACGAGATGACGGGGATCCGGCCGGCGTCGAGCAGGTCGTCGACGGCTTGCCGGTTGACGCCGACGACCTCGCCGACGAGGCCCAGGTCGACGACGTCGCCGTCGACTTCGGCGGTAGTGCGGCGGGCCTGCAGCAAGGCGGCGTCTTCGCCGGACAGTCCCACTGCGTGCGCGCCGCGGGAGTTGATACGGCCGACGAGTTCGCGGCCGACCTGGCCGGTGAGCACCATCCGGACGACGTCCATGGCCTCGGCGGTCGTCACGCGCAGGCCGCCGCGGAATTCGGATTCGATGCCGAGCTTTTCCAGCATCCGGGAGATCTGCGGGCCGCCGCCGTGCACGACGATGGGCCGCAGTCCGGCGTAGCGCAGAAACAGGATGTCGTCGGCGAACGCTTGTTTGAGTTCATCGCTTTGCATGGCGTTGCCGCCGTATTTCACGACGACGGTGGCGCCCTGGAACTGTTCCAGCCACGGCAGGGCTTCGACGAGGACGGCGGCCTTGGACTGGGCCATCTCTAGGCGGGCGGAAATGCTCATGTCGAGTATGCGCTGTTCTCTTCGACGTAGTCGTGGGTCAGGTCGGATGTCCAGATTGTGGCGTCGCTGCTCCCGGCGTGCAGGTCGATCGTCACGCTGACGGCGCGCGGGGTGAGGTCGACGGTGGCCGGGTCGGCGTGCGGCGTGCCGGCTTTGCACACCCACACGTCGTTGACGGCGACGTCGACTTCGGCGGGGGTGAATGCGGCGTCCGTGGTGCCGATGGCGGCCAGCACGCGTCCCCAGTTGGGGTCGTTGCCGAACACGGCGGCCTTGAACAGGTTCGAGCGGGCGACGGCGCGGGACGCCGTGACGGCGTCGGTCTCGGTGGCGGCGCCCCGGGTGGTGATGGCGATGTCGTGGTGGGCGCCTTCGGCGTCGGTGTGCAGTTGCGCGGTGAGCTGCGCGCAGGCCTCGGTGACGAGTGCGGTGAGGTCGGCGGCGTCCGGGGTGATGCCGGAGGCGCCGGAGGCCATCAGCACGACCGTGTCGTTGGTGGACATGCAGCCGTCGGTGTCCAGACGGTCGAATGTCTGCGCGCAGGCAGTACGCAGGGCGCCGTCGAGGGTGGCGGCGTCGACGTCGGCGTCGGTGGTGAGCACGACCAGCATGGTGGCCAGGCCCGGGGCGAGCATGCCGGCGCCCTTGGCCATGCCGCCAACCGAGTACCCCTCCCCCGCGAGCTCGACGGTTTTGGCGTGCGTGTCGGTGGTGATGATGGCCCCGGCCGCGTCGTCGCCGCCGTCCGCGGAGAGCCGGCCGGCCGCGGTGGCGACTCCGGGAAGCAATTTGTCCTCGGGCAGCGGCGCGCCGATCAGACCGGTCGAGCAGACGACGACGTCGGACGCCGAGATGCCCAGTTCCTCGGCGACGGCTTCGGCGGTGCGGTGCGTGGTTTGGAATCCGGCCTGGCCGGTGTAGCAGTTGGCGCCGCCGGAGTTCAGGACGACGGCGTGCACGATGCCGTCGGCGGAGACTTGTTCGCTCCAGAGCACGGGGTTGGCCTTGCAGCGGTTGCCGGTGTAGACGGCGGCGGCGTTGTGGCTCGGTCCGTCGTTGACGACGAGCGCCAGGTCGGGTTTGCCGCTGGGTTTCAATCCGGCGGTGACGCCGGCGGCGCGGAAGCCGTGCGGGGTGGTGACGCTCATGGTGCGACTCCTTGGGTGGAAAGGCCTGTGGTTTCGGGGATGCCGAGAGCGATGTTGACGGCTTGGATGGCCTGGCCGGCGGTGCCCTTGACGAGATTGTCGATGGCGGACGTGACGACGACGCGGCCGGCGCGCTCGTCGACGGCCAGTTGGATGAGGGCGCTGTTGGCCCCGAGCGTCCAGGCAGTGGAGGGCCACTGGCCGTCGGGCAGCACGGAGACGAATGCCTCGTCGGCGTAGGCGTCCGTGAGGGCGGCTCGGAGTGCGACCGGGTCGGTCCCGGCCGTGATCTTGGCGCTGATGGTGGCGAGGATGCCGCGGGCCATGGGCACGAGGGTGGGGGTGAACGAGAGTCTGATGGGGCCGGACGCCGGGTCGGCGCCGATGGACCAGTTGAGGTTTTGTTCGATCTCGGGCTGGTGGCGGTGCACGCCGCCAACGCCGTAGGGGCTGGCCGAGCCAAGAATTTCGGAGGCCAGCAGGTGAGTTTTGGCGGACTTGCCGGCGCCGGACGGGCCGTTGGCGAGGACGGCAACGAGGTCCGCAGGGTCGATTGCGCCGGCGGCCAACAGCGGGGCCACGGCGACGGTGACGGCAGTGACGTTGCAGCCGGGCACGGCCAGGCGCGTCGCGCCGGCGAGCGTCTCGCGTTGTTTGCCGGCGGGAAGCACGAGTTCGGGCAGACCGTAGGCCCAGCTGCCGGGGTGGTGACTTTTCGGTAGGCCCTGGCCGTAGAACTTGGCCCAGCTAGCGGCATCGACCAAGCGATGATCGGCGCCGAGGTCGACGATGAGGCTGCCCGGGCTCGTGGCCTCGAGTTCGGCTGCGATGGCACCGGACGCACCATGCGGCAGCGCCAGGAAGATGACGTCGTGGCCCGCTAGGTTGCCCGCAGTGGTGCCCTGGAGCTGCATGTTGGCGTATCGGCGCAGGTGCGGCTGGTGTTCACCGAGCAGCGAGCCGGCATTGGAGTTGGCAGTGACGGTGCGCACATCGAGCTCGGGGTGGCCGGCGGCAAGGCGCAGCGCTTCTCCCCCGGCATAGCCGGTGGCGCCCGACACGGCAACGGAAAAACTCATACGTATGAATATACACGCTTAAGAGTGTTTATTCACATCTATGCAACAGATGCGCTGGACTCAGGTGCGCCGAGAGCCGCCCGCTCAGAATTCATTGGGGTGTTGACGATGCGGCGCGCTCCCACAGCCCGCCTAATTCACTATCCAGCGAATGGGGCTCAAACGGTTTCATGCCACCTTCCGGATACGGCGTGATTTCACCGAAATATACCGTTCCATGAACTTCGTAGAGATCAACCCGAATGAAGTCGAAAGTGCGGCCAAGGTCGGCAGCAGCAGCCAGCATTTTACTGAGCCCACCGGGTGCTTCTTGGACCGAAGCCATCGGGAAAACGTTCGTATAATCTAACGGTTGCCATTCCGTAGTATAAAATCGGCGTTGGTGGCCAGAGAAGCGATCGCTATCTACTTGAATCAGCCGAGGAACTCCGCCGAAAACGTAAAATTTGTAGTCGTTAATCACCTGGCCGTTCCCAAGGTGTTCTTCAACGAGAAAGCATTTTTTAGCCTCGCGGTATGCCCACTCGCCGAAGTATGCTCTTTCATAAACACGCAGCCATCCCCTCGTACTCTTTGCAAGCTGAACGAGATCTGGCGCACCCTCGCCGAAGTAGACTGCCTGGCTCCTGTGATTCGGCTTGAGAACCCACTTCAAAGGTAGTTTCCGACTGCAAAGATCCGCAAGGTTGTCACCGAACCAAAGCGTCTCTGGAATACGAGCATTGGATGTGTTTTCGCGGGCGAATTCTTTCATTTTCAATTTATCGCATGTCCATGCCATTTGTTTTGAATGGTCGTTCAGCATGCGAACTTGTATTAGCTCAGTAAACAGTTCTGGGTTTTTTAGATGCGGCAATCGGCCGAATTTCCGTGCATAATACAGGCGCCGAATCACGCGATCAGGCAACAGTCCAACAAGTCGCGTACAAAAAACAGACGTACCTAATAGCGACGTCATTTAGTTCCATCCAAACCTTTTTCGAGTTCGCTATCCGGCGGGTGTGAGTCGGATCGTCCACATCACAGCTCGATTGCTAGTGGCGTCAGTAGTAGCAGTCAGACCTCCTTGGGCCCCATCCAAAACCGGGCCCCCGGAATCCGCGGCCAAAATCGCATAATGACCACCGCCAGTACCAGCCGCGGTATCACGCTGCTTCACCCCCGCCGGCGCCGTCCAAGCAGTCGTCGAACCAGACTTGTCTGCCCAATACGACACAACCCAGTCCCCAGCCGCAGCATCAAGCGCCGGAGTAGTGTGATCAGTAGTACTGCTATCACCGGCATGCGCAACAGCCTGCCCATCAAGCTTGCTGGCATCAACCCCGGAATACACGACCACCGACAACACCGACTTGTGATACGCCGCATAATCCATGCGCACCTCGGCCCCAGCATCACCAGCAGCGACGGTCTTCTTCCACACCGTCGAGGACACATTCCCGTTGTCGAACGAATCAACCTCTGTCCATCCGGTCACCCCGCTCGGCCCCGTCGTCGTCATACCAGACGGAGCACTAAACGTCAGCAGCATCACGTCACCAGAAGACGCCGCCGAAGGAACCGTCAACTCCTTATGGGTAGACGACCCCGTCCCCGAATGCGCCGCACCAACAAAACCCAACGTATTCGCAGTCGGAGCCGAAACCGTCACGTCATGCGACACCGTATCCGTCGCACCGTCATTGTCCTTGACGGTCAACTTCACCGTGAAAGTACCAGCGTCGGAATAACTATGCGACGGCGTAACGCCCTCGCCCGTCTTCCCATCACCGAAATCCCACGAATACGAAGCAATCGACCCATCGGAATCCTTCGACCCCGACCCATCAAACGCGCACCCATTACCCTGACAATCCGACGTAAACGCCGCCGACGGAGCACTATTCGGCGCCGGCTCTCCGGCTGGTGTGAGTCGGATCGTCCACATCACAGCTCGATTGCTAGTGGCGTCAGTAGTAGCAGTCAGACCTCCTTGGGCCCCATCCAAAACCGGGCCCCCGGAATCCGCGGCCAAAATCGCATAATGACCACCGCCAGTACCAGCCGCGGTATCACGCTGCTTCACCCCCGCCGGCGCCGTCCAAGCAGTCGTCGAACCAGACTTGTCTGCCCAATACGACACAACCCAGTCCCCAGCCGCAGCATCAAGCGCCGGAGTAGTGTGATCAGTAGTACTGCTATCACCGGCATGCGCAACAGCCTGCCCATCAAGCTTGCTGGCATCAACCCCGGAATACACGACCACCGACAACACCGACTTGTGATACGCCGCATAATCCATGCGCACCTCGGCCCCAGCATCACCAGCAGCGACGGTCTTCTTCCACACCGTCGAGGACACATTCCCGTTGTCGAACGAATCAACCTCTGTCCATCCGGTCACCCCGCTCGGCCCCGTCGTCGTCATACCAGACGGAGCACTAAACGTCAGCAGCATCACGTCACCAGAAGACGCCGCCGAAGGAACCGTCAACTCCTTATGGGTAGACGACCCCGTCCCCGAATGCGCCGCACCAACAAAACCCAACGTATTCGCAGTCGGAGCCGACACCGTCACGTCATGCGACACCGTATCCGTCGCACCGTCATTGTCCTTGACGGTCAACTTCACCGTGAAAGTACCAGCGTCGGAATAACTATGCGACGGCGTAACGCCCTCGCCCGTCTTCCCATCACCGAAATCCCACGAATACGAAGCAATCGACCCATCGGAATCCTTCGACCCCGACCCATCAAACGCGCACCCATTACCCTGACAATCCGACGTAAACGCCGCCGACGGAGCACTATTCGGCGCGCCAGCAGGACTACCGTTGTAAAGGAACAGTGCACGGGCTCGCCAGTCCACGCCGTCGCTATCGGGTCCGCTCACAACGCTCGACTCTCCGGTAACGGCGTCGTCCGCAAAATCAACGGCGTGCAAGTTCCCGTCAGCCTTGGTCACGTAATAGAGCTTGCCTCCGGAGTAGAACATTCCGTCTGCATCGCTGAAGTCGACGCTGCTGGATACAGTCGCATGTGTCTCATCAACGATGCCGCTATCAGGTGAGAACCACCGCCACTGCAAGTTTGGATTGCCGAATTCCGTATAGTAGAGCTTGCCAGACTTATAGAACATTCCTGTAACATTCGGAAGTTCGCCGTATAGAGATGGATACGCGCCGTCAAACGTCGTCGTTCCGACCCCTGTGCGCACGTTGGCCCATGCGGGATCATGGTACGGATCATATTTCACGTCCGGGCCCCACGTGGCTCCGTCGAAGGTACGCGAATGCAGAAAGTTGTCAGTAGAGCCGTAGAAGACCTTGTCACCGACCATAAATGCACCACGCGCCTGACCCCACGGTATGTCGCCATTGCCAACGTCGGTAGGAGTTGACGCCGTCGTTCCGTCAAACTCGACGCGTGAAACTCCGTTTACGTTGCCAGCTGGTGGCGCCTGCTGGTCTGTGCGCACGATTTCGATGCCGCTGACTAGAGGGTTCTCCGTAACATGACCAAACGAGATCGTCACGTCACCGTCTGCTGGAGCGGTGATGTCTTTCGACTTCATCGTTCCCGTCTGGTCTCCGACGTCAGCGACAAGATCTTCATTGTTGAGCCACGTCTGCCCATCAAGGCTGACGTTGAACACTCGTTGGCCGGCCGCCGAAGTACAGCTACACCGATTGGCTAAATAAACACGGACTTGAACAGGGGTGCCGGCAGCAACTGGGAAATTCCATTGCATCTCCGGGTCATCCGAAGGATCCCATCGTTCGCTGTCGAAAATAGCCGACGGCGTGCTGGAGGGAACGCTGGAGTCAAGCACCGCGCCCGGATCATATGTTGCCGAATTACTACCGGAATTCCGATTCGGACTTGTAGCCGCAGTATCGGCGGTCCAGTCGGGGCCATTGTCCACAGCTTGTATAGCGGGGCCTCCAGCATTCACGCGATATAGCACGTTGCTATTAGCAGATTTTGCTTGTGTGCCTGCAAGGAACAAGGAGCCCGGCAACGTACCTGTAGCGGTGGAGGCCGACTTCGATCCACCGTCGTAGGGGAAGAAAGCTATTTTTGAGCGCTTATATTTATAGTTGCCGATCCAGTCTGTATTGGAACCAAGGTAGATACCATCTTTTGTGGCCAAGAAGTTGTACACCCAGGCTCCCAACGGCACGCGCCCGGGATTCCAGCTCAGCGGTCGCCCGCTTATCGGATCTAATGCCGCTAACCCTGGCCTAGGGACTGCACCAGCGGACGCATGATCCACTCCAAGTGGATCGTTCCCCCACCTCTCGTGTCCGCCGATGAAAATCGCCGCATCGGTTACAGTAACTCCTTGGAGGCTATCGCCCCCGGTTTCCGCGATCCATGTGGGCTGGACGTCGGTACCCTGGGCATCGGTCTTCCATTTCGCAGCGGCGTCGCACAGCGTACCGGGGTTACCCCCTCCGGTGGAAGTCACAACGAAATAGGATCCGTCGGGCGAAAATGAAACGCCACGCACAGTGTCGCTGAAAGCCCAGCTGAAGCACGTCGGTTGATACCGGGTCGTGTTCCAGTTTTGGTCGACCGTCGCTGACTGACCCGTGAGGTCGATCATCACTATCTGATCGC
It encodes the following:
- a CDS encoding ATP-grasp fold amidoligase family protein, whose product is MLNDHSKQMAWTCDKLKMKEFARENTSNARIPETLWFGDNLADLCSRKLPLKWVLKPNHRSQAVYFGEGAPDLVQLAKSTRGWLRVYERAYFGEWAYREAKKCFLVEEHLGNGQVINDYKFYVFGGVPRLIQVDSDRFSGHQRRFYTTEWQPLDYTNVFPMASVQEAPGGLSKMLAAAADLGRTFDFIRVDLYEVHGTVYFGEITPYPEGGMKPFEPHSLDSELGGLWERAASSTPQ
- the argC gene encoding N-acetyl-gamma-glutamyl-phosphate reductase; amino-acid sequence: MSFSVAVSGATGYAGGEALRLAAGHPELDVRTVTANSNAGSLLGEHQPHLRRYANMQLQGTTAGNLAGHDVIFLALPHGASGAIAAELEATSPGSLIVDLGADHRLVDAASWAKFYGQGLPKSHHPGSWAYGLPELVLPAGKQRETLAGATRLAVPGCNVTAVTVAVAPLLAAGAIDPADLVAVLANGPSGAGKSAKTHLLASEILGSASPYGVGGVHRHQPEIEQNLNWSIGADPASGPIRLSFTPTLVPMARGILATISAKITAGTDPVALRAALTDAYADEAFVSVLPDGQWPSTAWTLGANSALIQLAVDERAGRVVVTSAIDNLVKGTAGQAIQAVNIALGIPETTGLSTQGVAP
- the argB gene encoding acetylglutamate kinase, with protein sequence MSISARLEMAQSKAAVLVEALPWLEQFQGATVVVKYGGNAMQSDELKQAFADDILFLRYAGLRPIVVHGGGPQISRMLEKLGIESEFRGGLRVTTAEAMDVVRMVLTGQVGRELVGRINSRGAHAVGLSGEDAALLQARRTTAEVDGDVVDLGLVGEVVGVNRQAVDDLLDAGRIPVISSIAPDIDGPAGQVLNVNADAAAAAVAAELGAEKLVVLTDVEGLYANWPDTDSLISVIGVTDLEGMLPTLASGMIPKMQAALKAVRGGVKQAHIVDGRLAHSILLEVFTSEGIGTMVLPDDDVEPYERKLQ
- the argJ gene encoding bifunctional glutamate N-acetyltransferase/amino-acid acetyltransferase ArgJ, whose product is MSVTTPHGFRAAGVTAGLKPSGKPDLALVVNDGPSHNAAAVYTGNRCKANPVLWSEQVSADGIVHAVVLNSGGANCYTGQAGFQTTHRTAEAVAEELGISASDVVVCSTGLIGAPLPEDKLLPGVATAAGRLSADGGDDAAGAIITTDTHAKTVELAGEGYSVGGMAKGAGMLAPGLATMLVVLTTDADVDAATLDGALRTACAQTFDRLDTDGCMSTNDTVVLMASGASGITPDAADLTALVTEACAQLTAQLHTDAEGAHHDIAITTRGAATETDAVTASRAVARSNLFKAAVFGNDPNWGRVLAAIGTTDAAFTPAEVDVAVNDVWVCKAGTPHADPATVDLTPRAVSVTIDLHAGSSDATIWTSDLTHDYVEENSAYST